TAATTTAATCGATTATGAAAATAATCATAAGTGCTTCGGAGATTATTAAACAACGTATTCCCGGTTTGAAATTGGGAATGGTTTATGGTTGCGGCGCATCCGTAAGCAAGGCCTGTCCGGAGTTTGAGGCCGGTTTTGATGAACTGCAATCCTATTTAAACCGCCATTACTCAACCGCGCCCCTGTCATCAAACCCGGTGATCGGCCATGTAAGGCGTATGTACCGTAAAATCGGCTGGGAGCCCACTCGATATCGCCCCTCTTCCGAAGCGCTGGCCCGGCGCATTTTACAGGGGAAGGGACTTTATCGAATTTTTAATCTGGTCGATCTGGGGAATCTGGTCTCGGCACGCTACCACCTGCCCATGGGCCTTTACGATGCCGATAAAATATCTGGAGATATTCTGCTCGACGTGGGCCGCGCCGGCGAATCCTATCAAGGGATCGGTAAAGGAGAAATCCACGCCGAAGGAAAATTGATTTTACGCGATGATCTGGGAATCTTTGGCAATCCTACGGCCGATTCAAAACGCACGGCGTTGGATCAGGCCACGAAATCCATTCTGGCCATTTTTTTTACGCCGCCTGAAGTGGAGGCACCCTACCTACAGCAGGCGCTCGATGACCTGACAACGTATTACCGGCCGTACGTAAAAGATCTGGAAAAAGAAATAATCAGCTTTTAAAATGGTTTGCTTCCCGGGATAGCCGTAAGGGCAAAGGGGGCCCTGATTAATGCTGTCCAGGGAAGAAAGAATCGTTGTACAAAGAAAAGATTTTGATGGAAATCCTGCGCCCCGGGGCTGTCCCAAAAGTCAGAGAAAATGTATTTTTATAAAGTTTTTCTTTCCCTCACCCCCTTTAATTCCCCCTCTCCCGAAATCGCTGACCTTTACCCACACATAGCACCGTGGGTTATGGGCCGTCTCGGCTTGAAGTAAAAATAATATACATCTCGGTTGCCGTATCTAATCGCTGTATCCCTCGCCAGAGCGTTACTGTGCCAGGCTCGCCATCACTCTTTCTGCCTAAATGGCCTCCGATCTGACCTACCATACGGATGGCTTCTCGTAAACTCATCGGCTCCTCCGGCGCTATGGGCGTCTTATGCACATAGCAATACAACGCTTTCCATTCCTCTTCTTTGAAAAATACGCTCGCCGGCGAATCCGGTACTTCACGACCCAACATGGTCATATGATAAATGCGCCAGGCTACTACCATATCGACGGCTAAGGCCGTCTCTAAACGATCCGCACTACCTAATTGGCGATCCTTTATGCGACAGCCGCTCTTTAAGGTTCGATGATATATCTCTATACCCCAACGACGCGTGTACCACTGCACTCTTTGATAAGCTTCAGAAAAATTATCTACCGAGACCGTGGTCAATAACATCCACTCTATTGGGCTCTTAATATCAGGTGGTGGATTAATCTCTCGGATATAAACAGCCCAGACCTTTATTGGATCAGAGGACGAAAATCGTTTCGGAGGCTCTAAATCTATCGACGAATAACGCAAAGACATCTGGGCTTCACGCGCCCTGATATTGCCCCTTCGAGGTACATGAATTTGAAATTGACCGCGCTCTTCTTGACTGGACATGTAATCCCACAGATCGATTCCGGCCACTTTGCGATTGCGGCGCTTGCCCACGCGTACCAAAAGACCAGCCTTGCTATCTTTCCTTTGAGCTTCATGAAATAATTCGTAGATATCCGCCTCGCGATCGCCAATGCTTACGATAAGCGTCTCCGGACATAACTTAGCTATCTCGTTGACCCGGCGATAACTACGTAACCATTTCATACTCTCTTTTTGCTCAATGGGTAATTCCTTACGACGACGCGTCTTGCCTCGATCCTTCGGATCACGAGCCCATACCTGGGCATCCAATACGCCTAACGGCGTGCCATCCTCACTAAAGGCCAATGTATCATGTAAAATCAAGCCAATGCTCTGGTGATCTAAATGGCTTGTCGGCCCCAAGTCTTTGGTCATGGGATGCGTGCTGTAGTCTAAAATGGTCG
This sequence is a window from Caldithrix abyssi DSM 13497. Protein-coding genes within it:
- a CDS encoding B3/4 domain-containing protein, whose protein sequence is MKIIISASEIIKQRIPGLKLGMVYGCGASVSKACPEFEAGFDELQSYLNRHYSTAPLSSNPVIGHVRRMYRKIGWEPTRYRPSSEALARRILQGKGLYRIFNLVDLGNLVSARYHLPMGLYDADKISGDILLDVGRAGESYQGIGKGEIHAEGKLILRDDLGIFGNPTADSKRTALDQATKSILAIFFTPPEVEAPYLQQALDDLTTYYRPYVKDLEKEIISF